The sequence below is a genomic window from Candidatus Hydrogenedentota bacterium.
GCAAGAACACGGGATACAAGGGCCGCGTGGCCGTTATCGAGGCCATGCCGAACTATCCTGAAATCCAGGATTTGGTGATGAACCGGGCCTCGGGCACCCAAATCAAACTTATGGCGATGAAATGCGGCATGCGCACCTTGCGTATGAACGCGCTGTCAAAAGCCGCCAAGGGCATTACCACCATTGAGCAGGTGTTGGAGCACACAACAGCGGATTAGGCGAGGGGAGGCACGGGCATGTCCATCAGTATCAAGGAACTCTTGAAAAAAACCATCGAGTCCGGAGCAAGCGACCTGCATATCGTGGTGGGCGCGCCGCCCATGGTCCGGCTGCACGGCAGCCTCGAACCCTTGCCGGGCTACGAACGACTCAACCCCGAAGACACCCAAGAAATTATCTATGCCGTCATGAATGAGGATCAGGTCGCGGAATTCGAGGCCGAAAAAGAATGCGACCTGTCGTTCGGCATTGACGGATTGAGCCGGTTCCGTCTCAACGTCTACCGCGACCGCGGTTCCGTCGTGGGGGCCTTCCGCGCAATTCCATTTGAGATCCTGACCTTCGAGGAACTCGGCCTGCCGCGGATTGTGGCCGATTTCGCGTATCGCCCCGTGGGCTTGGTGCTCGTCTGCGGACCGACGGGTAGCGGCAAATCCACCACGCTGGCCGCCATTCTCGACCGGATCAACCGGGAACGAAGCGTTCACATCATCACGGTGGAAGACCCGATCGAATACCTGCACCGCCACAACCGCAGCATCATCAACCAACGCGAAGTCCATGCGGACACCAAATCATTTGCCGCGGCGCTGAAACACGTGCTGCGACAGGATCCCGACGTGATCCTCATCGGTGAAATGCGCGATCCGGAGACGATTCAGGCCGCCTTGACGGTCGCCGAAACCGGCCAC
It includes:
- a CDS encoding type IV pilus twitching motility protein PilT, whose amino-acid sequence is MSISIKELLKKTIESGASDLHIVVGAPPMVRLHGSLEPLPGYERLNPEDTQEIIYAVMNEDQVAEFEAEKECDLSFGIDGLSRFRLNVYRDRGSVVGAFRAIPFEILTFEELGLPRIVADFAYRPVGLVLVCGPTGSGKSTTLAAILDRINRERSVHIITVEDPIEYLHRHNRSIINQREVHADTKSFAAALKHVLRQDPDVILIGEMRDPETIQAALTVAETGHLAFATLHTNDALQTINRIVDVFPSNQQDQVRTQLSFVLEGVVVQQLIPRADGTGRVLGLEIMAPNPAIRALIRAEKLEQIPSMIEIGTGEGMMTMNQSLYRLVRRGIISLDMAMKRSPNPEGLQRLLDKGP